Proteins found in one Neofelis nebulosa isolate mNeoNeb1 chromosome 3, mNeoNeb1.pri, whole genome shotgun sequence genomic segment:
- the NKX1-1 gene encoding LOW QUALITY PROTEIN: NK1 transcription factor-related protein 1 (The sequence of the model RefSeq protein was modified relative to this genomic sequence to represent the inferred CDS: deleted 1 base in 1 codon), giving the protein MSASGPAAPGDGPALPPPPPGPGPGPAPPAATAAATARDAMDGRAELPAFARAGPPPLAASDTVPAAPEGAGAARPGPPPRPTSFSVLDILDPNKFNSRRRRCVLLGPAACAPCAPAPCAPAPSAPGRPPRSEDLERRALAAAGGAGAATGAEPPHAGDPYKADEAEASGYSSGGGGRSPSADSGDEAPDDDDDDDGAPEAGTARGAEEARGGGGGGLAARGSGCPGAAEAEAPPGAVDEAAAPGPRGTSPGAPGPPGVAAAARRRRRGGGAGTTPQGAAAAKPKRKRTGSDSKSGKPRRARTAFTYEQLVALENKFKATRYLSVCERLNLALSLSLTETQVKIWFQNRRTKWKKQNPGADTSAPTGGGGAAGPGAGPGAGLPGGLSPLSPSPPMGAPLAMHGPAGYPAHGPGGLVCAAQLPFLSSPAVLSPFVLGSQTYGAPAFYAPHL; this is encoded by the exons ATGAGCGCGAGCGGCCCGGCGGCTCCCGGGGACGGCCCggcgctgccgccgccgccgcccgggcccGGCCCGGGGCCCGCACcgcccgccgccaccgccgccgccaccgcccggGACGCCATGGACGGGCGCGCCGAGCTGCCCGCCTTCGCCCGCGCGGGACCCCCGCCGCTCGCCGCCAGCGACACGGTGCCCGCGGCGCCCGAAGGGGCTGgggcggcccggcccggcccgccgccGCGCCCCACGTCCTTCTCGGTGCTGGACATTCTGGACCCCAACAAGTTCAACAGCAGGAGACGCCGCTGTGTGCTTCTGGGCCCCGCCGCGTGCGCCCCGTGCGCCCCGGCCCCGTGCGCCCCGGCCCCCTCCGCCCCGGGGCGCCCGCCGCGCTCAGAGGACCTGGAGCGCCGCGCCCTCGCCGCCGCCGGAGGAGCTGGGGCCGCCACCGGAGCTGAGCCGCCGC ACGCCGGCGACCCCTACAAGGCGGACGAGGCCGAGGCCAGCGGCtacagcagcggcggcggcggccgcagcCCGAGCGCGGACAGCGGGGACGAGGCGcccgacgacgacgacgacgacgacgggGCGCCCGAGGCCGGGACTGCGCGCGGCGCGGAGGAGGCgcggggaggcggcggcggcggcctcgCGGCCCGCGGGTCGGGCTGCCCGGGCGCGGCCGAGGCCGAGGCGCCCCCCGGCGCGGTGGACGAGGCTGCAGCCCCCGGCCCCCGCGGGACCTCGCCCGGAGCCCCGGGCCCGCCGGGggtcgcggcggcggcg cggcggcggcggcggggggggggcgcggggacgACCCCGCAGGGCGCGGCCGCGGCCAAGCCCAAGCGGAAGCGCACGGGCTCGGACTCCAAGTCCGGGAAGCCGCGGCGCGCGCGCACCGCCTTCACCTACGAGCAGCTCGTGGCTCTGGAGAACAAATTCAAGGCGACGCGCTACCTGTCGGTGTGCGAGCGCCTCAACCTGGCGCTGTCGCTGAGCCTCACCGAGACGCAGGTGAAGATCTGGTTCCAGAACCGCCGCACCAAGTGGAAGAAGCAAAACCCCGGCGCCGACACGAGCGCGCCGaccggcggcggcggggccgcggggccggGCGCGGGGCCGGGCGCGGGGCTGCCGGGCGGCCTCAGCCCGCTCAGCCCGTCGCCGCCCATGGGCGCGCCGCTCGCCATGCACGGCCCGGCCGGGTACCCGGCGCACGGCCCCGGCGGCCTGGTGTGCGCCGCGCAGCTGCCCTTCCTGTCGAGCCCGGCGGTGCTGTCGCCCTTCGTGCTGGGCTCGCAGACCTACGGCGCGCCCGCCTTCTACGCGCCGCACCTGTGA